The genome window GCGAACTTAACTCAATTATGGAGGTCAATGTAATTGAAAAGGAAAATATGGAAATGCTCCTGGCTGAACAGAAATTTCCGATGTCAGGATGCTCAAGCCAGGAATGTGCGGTTAAAATGGGAAAGATACTTAATGCAAAAATCGTTATAATAGGTTCTTTATCAAAGCTTTCAGATACTTATTTTATTAATGCTTTGATAATAGATGTTTCAACCGGAGATATATTACAATCCGTAGTCCAAGAAGGGATAAGCGCAACTAAGTTAAGGAACGCCTGCAAGCAGATCCTTGGAAGGATCAAATAGGAAATGAATAGAAAAATTGGCTTGCAAATATATTTCTAATTTAGTATTATAAACAAAAGAGTGGCATGTACGTTAAGCCGCTCTTTAGTTTTTCTGGCCCAGTTGGCCAGATAAAGATAAGATTAGACAGATTAAAACGGAATAAAACGGCTGGATCTATGAGCACGATAGAAGAGCTTGAAAAAGTTATTGCACCAGTACTTGAGACAGATAAATTTGAGCTTGTCGATATTAATTACGGAAAAGAAGGCGGCAAGAAGGTGTTGCGTGTTTTCATCGATAAAGAAGGCGGCGTAAAACTGGCAGATTGCGAGGCCGTGAGCCTCAAGATAGAAGAAGCGGTTGAAACTTCAGAGCTTATACCTGATGATTATGTAATAGAAGTGTCTTCGCCCGGGCTTGACAGGATAATAAAGAAAGAGAAAGACTTTATAAAGTTTACGGGGCAGGATGTGAAAATATCGGTTTTTGCACCGATTGACGGGCAGCGGAATTTTACAGGCAAACTGCTCTGGGCAGGCGAAGGAAAAGTCAAGATAGCCGATATATCCGGTAAGACGCTTGAGATAGAGATAGAAAAGATTGCAAGAGCCAGGTTGAACCCTGAGATAAGAATATAATGAAAAAATTAAAATGAAAAATGCAAAATTAAGGAAAGAACCAATATAATAAAAGTCTTTTAACCTTAATTTTTCAATTTGATATTTGCATTTTGCATTTGATTTTTATAGGGAGAATTAGGATGCCAGAAAAAAGTGAAATGATTTTAGCTTTAGAACAAATAGAAAAAGACAAAGGAATCCCAAAGGGCGATATAATAAAAGTCATTGAAAATGCACTTGTTTCAGCTTATAAGAAGCATGTCGGCAAAGACGTTAACGTAGAGGCCGTGGTTAACCCCGAGTCAGGGGAGATGGGAGCTGTCGTCATAAAGAAAGTTGTCTTGGAATTGAAAAACCCTTCTTTGGAAATTACCCTGGATGAAGCAAAGGCAATAAAAAGCGATATTAAGCTGGACGAAGACCTCAGGATGCCTCTTGATACGCAGGATTTTTCAAGGATCGCCGCCCAGATAGCAAAACAGGTCATTGTTCAAAAGATAAGAGAATCCGAAAGGCAAAGCCTTTTTGACGATTATAAAGGGAAAGTCGGTTTAATGGTTAACGGTGTCGTATGGCGTTTTGCGAACCGCAACATAATAGTTGACCTTGGAAAAACCGAAGCTATTTTACCTGTATCCGAACAGATAAGCAAGGAAAAATTCAATCTCGGCCAACATGTAAGGGCTATAATAGTAAAGGTAGAGAAAGGTTCAAGAGGGCCCGTAGTAGTGCTGTCAAGGAGCCATCCGGACCTTGTTAAAAGGCTTTTTGAAGTTGAAGTGCCAGAGATCTATG of Candidatus Liberimonas magnetica contains these proteins:
- a CDS encoding ribosome maturation factor RimP — encoded protein: MSTIEELEKVIAPVLETDKFELVDINYGKEGGKKVLRVFIDKEGGVKLADCEAVSLKIEEAVETSELIPDDYVIEVSSPGLDRIIKKEKDFIKFTGQDVKISVFAPIDGQRNFTGKLLWAGEGKVKIADISGKTLEIEIEKIARARLNPEIRI